One Kaistella polysaccharea DNA segment encodes these proteins:
- a CDS encoding penicillin-binding transpeptidase domain-containing protein, which produces MAVQNEFEKKRSKTLRWGYLFTGFAFVLFMVFLARILVLQNTNVQEIKDDYINKNYREATLQAARGNLFASDGSILATTVMRYDVYLDFKILKDTVYSNNIGALTDSLSTMFGKPRSYFRDRFDQQKKAQNQYYALVKGLDFDDYDRIRKFPIFKKGKNRGGFIVDRKYKRELATTQIGAGTIGMDNGIAKSGLEGAFSKYLTGTDGTRLEQRVNSSQWKPIDYWKVKEPIDGQDVYTTIDIRIQDIAHSALEKQLIKFDAEHGSVIVMEVSTGKVKAMVNLRRTEPEIYVDAYNYAIKDNIEPGSTFKTISLLAAMDDGFINENTTVNVGNGVWTYAKQRISDGHGGGTYEISDVLAKSSNVGTAKLITQYYGSKPEVFLDHLRKWKLFDKMDIELPGITKPRIITPKSKTWSPGALASISFGYATNINLLQLTTFYNGIANKGKMVEPLFIEKILKDGRTLYEAKPKVMVNKMASKNAIDMMTSALTKAVEKGTAKSIFTPNLKMAGKTGTARFEYWLPGKMKYRASFAGFYPSDNPKYTCYVMISEPDTSKGFYGSTVSAPVFKEIAGKTFLKTPQNIEQEMLVDKKVNLNKMFKPAVKLAGKSNTMPNVTGLIGKNIIPQLENQGYRVDYKGVGKIEEQFPLEGTIINKNQRIYLQLQN; this is translated from the coding sequence ATGGCGGTGCAAAATGAATTTGAAAAAAAACGTTCAAAAACGTTACGGTGGGGCTACCTTTTTACAGGGTTTGCCTTCGTTTTGTTTATGGTTTTTCTCGCCAGGATTCTAGTTTTACAGAATACTAATGTTCAGGAAATCAAGGATGATTACATCAACAAAAATTACCGAGAAGCTACGCTTCAGGCAGCGCGTGGTAATTTATTTGCTTCCGACGGGTCGATTCTAGCAACCACAGTGATGCGTTACGATGTATATCTCGATTTTAAAATATTGAAAGACACCGTTTACTCCAACAATATTGGCGCTTTAACAGATTCACTTTCCACCATGTTCGGCAAGCCGCGAAGTTACTTCCGGGACCGATTTGATCAGCAAAAGAAAGCACAAAATCAATATTATGCATTGGTAAAAGGTTTAGATTTCGATGATTATGACCGGATCCGAAAGTTTCCAATCTTTAAAAAAGGAAAGAATAGAGGAGGTTTTATCGTCGACCGGAAATACAAAAGAGAGTTGGCGACCACGCAAATTGGTGCCGGCACAATCGGTATGGATAATGGCATCGCAAAATCGGGATTAGAAGGAGCATTCTCTAAATACCTCACCGGTACAGATGGAACACGTTTGGAACAGCGCGTAAATTCCAGCCAGTGGAAACCTATTGACTATTGGAAAGTTAAAGAACCTATTGACGGTCAGGATGTTTACACCACGATTGATATCCGAATTCAGGATATTGCCCATTCTGCTTTAGAAAAACAACTTATAAAATTTGATGCTGAACACGGTTCTGTAATCGTGATGGAAGTTTCTACCGGAAAAGTAAAAGCAATGGTTAACCTACGCCGAACTGAACCCGAAATTTATGTTGATGCGTATAACTATGCTATAAAAGACAATATTGAACCAGGATCGACTTTTAAAACAATATCACTATTAGCGGCTATGGACGATGGTTTCATTAATGAAAATACGACCGTAAATGTAGGAAATGGAGTTTGGACTTATGCGAAACAAAGAATATCTGATGGTCACGGAGGCGGAACTTATGAGATTTCAGATGTACTGGCAAAATCCAGCAACGTCGGCACCGCAAAACTTATTACTCAGTATTATGGTAGTAAACCCGAGGTGTTTTTAGACCACCTTAGAAAATGGAAATTATTCGATAAAATGGATATTGAACTTCCTGGTATTACGAAGCCAAGAATTATAACACCAAAAAGTAAAACATGGAGTCCCGGCGCTTTGGCTTCTATTTCTTTCGGTTACGCAACCAATATTAACCTGTTGCAACTCACCACTTTTTATAATGGAATTGCAAATAAAGGAAAAATGGTGGAACCCCTTTTTATTGAGAAAATTTTAAAAGACGGGCGCACACTTTACGAAGCAAAGCCCAAAGTAATGGTTAATAAAATGGCTTCAAAAAACGCCATTGATATGATGACAAGCGCCTTGACTAAAGCGGTAGAAAAAGGAACTGCAAAAAGTATTTTCACCCCCAATTTAAAAATGGCGGGAAAAACCGGAACCGCAAGGTTTGAATATTGGTTACCTGGCAAAATGAAATACAGAGCATCGTTCGCTGGATTTTATCCTTCAGACAACCCAAAATATACGTGCTATGTTATGATAAGTGAGCCTGATACTTCGAAAGGGTTTTATGGTTCTACCGTTTCTGCACCGGTATTTAAAGAAATTGCGGGGAAAACTTTCCTTAAAACTCCACAAAATATTGAGCAGGAAATGTTGGTCGATAAAAAAGTAAATCTCAATAAAATGTTTAAACCAGCAGTCAAATTGGCAGGCAAAAGCAACACAATGCCAAATGTAACGGGCTTAATTGGTAAGAACATTATTCCACAACTGGAAAACCAAGGATATCGTGTTGATTATAAAGGCGTTGGAAAAATAGAAGAGCAATTTCCACTGGAAGGAACCATTATTAATAAAAACCAAAGAATTTACCTGCAGTTGCAGAATTAA
- a CDS encoding FtsL-like putative cell division protein encodes MAKKPTYRPQKRLTFIDIVKGNFLNRDEVKIHYRYFLLVFFLLMIMIYSNHLVSQKIEHVNILKEQTEEYKSRNAYAQSRLIKVKLESELGKEMVQDSLLSLENHPHKILIKLDSIDGGAK; translated from the coding sequence ATGGCAAAAAAACCGACATATCGTCCCCAGAAAAGACTCACTTTCATCGATATCGTGAAGGGGAATTTTCTGAACCGTGACGAGGTTAAGATTCATTACCGCTACTTTCTGCTCGTATTTTTTTTACTGATGATTATGATTTACAGCAATCACCTTGTGAGTCAGAAAATTGAACATGTAAATATTTTAAAGGAACAAACAGAAGAATATAAATCCAGAAATGCGTATGCGCAAAGCAGACTTATCAAAGTAAAACTGGAATCAGAATTAGGCAAAGAAATGGTGCAGGACTCGCTTTTGTCCTTAGAAAATCACCCACACAAAATATTGATAAAACTAGACAGCATAGATGGCGGTGCAAAATGA
- the rsmH gene encoding 16S rRNA (cytosine(1402)-N(4))-methyltransferase RsmH, producing MYHNPVLLKKSVDDLITNPDGIYVDCTFGGGGHSREILSRLSEKGKLYGFDQDLDALKNNIEDPRFTLINQNFRFLENALMMYGVSKVDGVLADFGVSSHQFDAAERGFSTRSNAPLDMRMNVMQLLDAKKVVNEYEEDHLADIFYQYGEIRESRKLAKEIVNHRKLKPIETTEDLKKLFSYIPQFKQNKVYAQIFQAIRIEVNQELEVIKELLVQAHRMLKPGGRLVALSYHSLEDRLVKRFLKNGMFEGEPARDIYGNFSKTFDLLQTKATIPSEEEISENSRARSAKLRTGIKL from the coding sequence ATGTATCACAATCCTGTTTTGCTGAAAAAAAGTGTCGATGATTTGATCACAAATCCTGACGGCATTTACGTGGACTGCACTTTCGGCGGCGGCGGTCATTCACGCGAAATCCTGAGTAGACTTTCCGAAAAAGGAAAACTATATGGGTTTGACCAGGATTTAGATGCGCTTAAAAATAATATTGAAGATCCACGATTTACACTTATTAATCAAAATTTTCGGTTTTTAGAAAATGCCTTGATGATGTACGGCGTTTCAAAAGTTGATGGAGTTTTGGCCGATTTTGGTGTTTCTTCTCATCAGTTCGATGCAGCGGAAAGAGGTTTTTCCACGAGAAGTAATGCGCCACTGGATATGAGAATGAACGTGATGCAACTTCTGGATGCTAAAAAAGTAGTTAATGAATATGAAGAAGATCATCTTGCAGATATTTTCTACCAATACGGAGAAATTCGGGAGTCAAGAAAGTTAGCAAAAGAAATTGTTAACCACCGGAAACTAAAACCGATTGAAACCACAGAAGATCTAAAAAAACTCTTCAGTTATATCCCGCAATTCAAGCAGAATAAAGTGTATGCTCAGATTTTTCAGGCGATAAGAATTGAAGTTAATCAAGAATTAGAAGTCATAAAAGAACTGCTGGTGCAAGCACACAGAATGTTGAAGCCAGGGGGAAGACTTGTAGCGCTTTCCTACCATTCACTTGAAGACCGATTGGTTAAGAGATTTTTAAAAAACGGCATGTTCGAAGGCGAACCAGCCCGAGATATTTATGGAAACTTCAGCAAAACATTTGATCTTTTGCAAACGAAAGCCACCATTCCCAGCGAGGAAGAAATAAGCGAGAACTCGCGGGCAAGAAGTGCAAAATTACGAACAGGTATTAAACTTTAA
- the mraZ gene encoding division/cell wall cluster transcriptional repressor MraZ, with the protein MKNFIGTYECRIDDKGRLKLPSALVKQMGDFDDGSFVIKRAVFQPCLEVYPMTGWEQLMQKLNSLNRFIKKNADFIRMFTAGVKVVELDNAGRLQISKDLTQFANLKKEIVITSAGELFEIWDKEAYENVIATSEENFAKLAEEVMGNISFEEKEL; encoded by the coding sequence ATGAAGAATTTCATCGGGACATATGAATGTAGAATAGACGACAAAGGTCGCCTAAAACTCCCATCCGCGCTGGTAAAGCAAATGGGAGACTTCGACGATGGTTCTTTTGTAATTAAACGCGCTGTGTTTCAGCCATGTCTCGAGGTATACCCGATGACAGGATGGGAGCAGCTGATGCAAAAACTCAACAGCCTGAACCGCTTTATCAAGAAAAATGCAGATTTCATCCGCATGTTTACGGCAGGTGTGAAAGTCGTTGAGCTGGACAACGCAGGTCGTCTTCAAATTTCTAAAGATTTGACGCAGTTCGCGAATTTGAAAAAAGAAATCGTGATAACGAGCGCCGGAGAACTGTTTGAAATCTGGGACAAAGAAGCCTACGAAAATGTAATCGCAACATCTGAAGAAAATTTTGCGAAACTCGCTGAAGAAGTGATGGGAAACATCAGTTTTGAAGAAAAAGAACTGTAG
- a CDS encoding alpha/beta fold hydrolase, with protein MIFKTKKEKKFAFIEAGEGEPIILLHGLMGGLSNFENTVLYFSEKGYKVFVPVLPIYDLPVLNTNLTTIAKFVAKFIEEKVGSAATIVGNSMGGHVGLILTLARPDLVTHLVLTGSSGLYERAFGDSFPRKSDKNYIKKKTQEVFYNPDVATDQLVDEVFSVVNDRMKGIKTVMLARSAIKHNMLNDLPKINTPVCLIWGRQDNVTPPEVAVDMNKFLPNSELHWIEECGHAAMMEKPDEFNDILYSWLQREKK; from the coding sequence ATGATATTTAAAACAAAAAAAGAAAAGAAATTCGCTTTTATTGAAGCTGGAGAAGGGGAGCCTATTATTCTGTTGCACGGATTAATGGGTGGATTAAGCAATTTTGAGAATACAGTTCTGTACTTTTCTGAGAAAGGATATAAGGTGTTTGTGCCCGTACTTCCCATCTATGATTTGCCCGTCCTTAATACAAATCTTACCACTATTGCGAAATTCGTTGCAAAGTTTATTGAAGAAAAAGTAGGCAGTGCTGCAACAATTGTTGGAAATTCTATGGGTGGACACGTTGGGCTTATCCTCACTTTAGCGCGACCGGATTTGGTTACGCATTTGGTTTTGACAGGAAGTTCTGGTTTATACGAAAGAGCCTTTGGAGATAGTTTCCCCCGCAAAAGCGATAAAAATTATATCAAAAAGAAAACACAGGAAGTTTTTTATAATCCAGACGTAGCAACAGATCAATTGGTTGACGAAGTTTTTTCAGTGGTAAATGATCGAATGAAAGGTATAAAAACGGTGATGTTGGCCCGTAGCGCCATCAAACACAATATGCTGAACGATCTACCCAAAATTAACACACCGGTTTGCCTTATTTGGGGACGACAGGATAATGTTACGCCTCCCGAAGTAGCTGTGGACATGAACAAATTTCTACCCAATTCTGAACTCCATTGGATTGAAGAATGTGGTCACGCAGCCATGATGGAAAAACCTGATGAATTCAATGATATTTTGTATTCCTGGTTACAGAGAGAAAAAAAATAG
- the yihA gene encoding ribosome biogenesis GTP-binding protein YihA/YsxC: MVIKTAEFVKSSGRWQDCPEATLPEYAFIGRSNVGKSSLINAMMNHKDLAKTSGTPGKTQLINHFIINEKWYLTDLPGYGYARVSKSLRKDFENLIINYILNRKNLVNLFVLIDSRHTPQKIDIEFIEWCGESGIPFSIVFTKVDKLKPNVVIGNVEKYKEELLKTWEDLPEIYVTSAEKKVGGDEILKFISTTNQFLFENQVKFDN, from the coding sequence ATGGTAATCAAAACAGCAGAATTCGTAAAAAGTAGTGGCAGATGGCAAGATTGCCCCGAGGCAACTTTACCCGAATATGCATTTATAGGACGATCAAATGTGGGAAAATCCTCCTTGATCAATGCAATGATGAACCATAAAGATTTAGCAAAAACTTCTGGTACGCCAGGAAAAACGCAGCTTATCAATCATTTTATCATTAATGAAAAGTGGTATTTAACCGATTTACCCGGATATGGTTATGCCAGAGTTTCTAAAAGTTTGAGAAAAGATTTTGAAAATTTAATTATCAATTATATCCTGAACCGAAAAAATTTGGTGAATCTTTTCGTCCTCATCGATTCCCGACATACACCACAAAAAATTGATATTGAGTTTATTGAATGGTGTGGAGAAAGCGGAATTCCTTTTTCAATTGTATTCACAAAAGTAGATAAACTGAAACCCAATGTGGTAATCGGAAATGTGGAGAAATACAAAGAGGAATTGCTAAAAACCTGGGAAGATTTGCCGGAAATTTATGTAACATCGGCGGAAAAGAAAGTTGGAGGTGATGAAATTCTTAAATTTATTTCGACAACAAACCAATTCTTGTTTGAAAATCAGGTAAAATTTGACAATTAG
- a CDS encoding GNAT family N-acetyltransferase: MKSETIVWKVKSFEQLSTEELYRIIQARIDVFVVEQNCPYPETDGSDTKALHIWAEGDEEILAYCRVFGPHIKYDVPSIGRVLTNKDFRSKKLGKALMKIALDVVETRFNTTKVQISAQDYLLRFYEMFGFKSTGKNYLEDDIPHTEMVRD, encoded by the coding sequence ATGAAATCTGAAACAATTGTCTGGAAGGTAAAATCCTTTGAGCAACTTTCGACAGAGGAATTGTACCGAATTATACAGGCACGAATCGATGTTTTCGTAGTTGAGCAAAACTGTCCTTATCCAGAAACCGATGGTTCTGATACGAAAGCTCTTCATATCTGGGCGGAAGGTGATGAGGAAATTTTGGCGTATTGCAGAGTTTTCGGGCCACACATTAAATACGATGTTCCTTCCATTGGTCGTGTGTTAACCAATAAAGATTTCCGAAGTAAAAAATTAGGTAAAGCTTTAATGAAAATTGCCCTCGATGTTGTCGAAACGCGATTTAATACTACAAAAGTGCAAATTTCTGCGCAGGATTATTTATTAAGATTTTATGAAATGTTCGGTTTTAAATCGACAGGAAAAAATTATCTTGAAGATGATATTCCACATACTGAAATGGTAAGAGATTGA
- a CDS encoding S46 family peptidase, whose translation MKRIFLLLTFMLSFMQLKADEGMWLLTMIKRLNGVDLKKEGLKLTAEEIYSVNNSSLKDAIVQFGGGCTAEMVSKEGLLFTNHHCGYGNIAALSTPEKDHLTNGFWAMKKSEELPAQGLSVRFLVRMDDVSKRINAKLNNNMSADDRKNIIDAEYKAIQTENSENGKYTVVVRDFYNGNEFYYFVYQDFKDVRLVGTPPNSLGKFGGDTDNWEWPRHTVDFSVFRVYADANGNPAEYAATNVPMKPKHALPISLRGYKPGDFTMIIGFPGRTNRFLPSFGIEQMVNKDYPAWVEASKVAMDVMKKYMDKDQATKLDYASQYAGVANYWKNRQGTIDAVEKNQTIAEKRALEAKFQTWALLPENESAYGSVLQDLKTNYSQFSDRNVERNYSSQLQRNAKYINIAYQLGSLLKTYADQDDAAKVVMKPKVVAAIDRIYEKLNVKLEGEMLNSMVNLYQQRVNKSVGSPTLLAVDAKNLSNVAFSSIFATKESAMNFVNNPNRLAIDADPLLKLANGFVEDQKLTTEKYAKIDEAFAKNNRVFLDGLRKSQPETSFYPDANSTMRITTGSITTLPERSDRNYAGIKEKDNYYTDITGMVAKYKKGDEEFDLPQRFLDLVKKKDFGQYKDKKGFMPVNFLSNNDITGGNSGSPVLDGEGRLLGLAFDGNSEALSGDIIFDPKLQRTISVDVRMVLWTIEKYGNAGHLISEMTLVK comes from the coding sequence ATGAAAAGAATTTTTTTACTGCTCACCTTTATGCTGAGCTTTATGCAACTGAAAGCAGATGAAGGAATGTGGCTTTTGACCATGATCAAAAGACTTAATGGTGTAGACCTTAAAAAAGAAGGACTTAAACTTACGGCCGAAGAAATTTATTCTGTCAACAATTCAAGTTTGAAAGATGCAATCGTGCAGTTTGGCGGAGGATGTACCGCTGAAATGGTTTCTAAAGAAGGACTATTATTTACAAATCACCACTGTGGATACGGAAATATCGCAGCACTTTCAACGCCAGAAAAAGATCATTTAACCAATGGTTTCTGGGCAATGAAAAAAAGCGAAGAACTTCCTGCTCAAGGCTTATCTGTAAGATTTCTTGTTAGAATGGATGACGTTTCTAAACGCATCAATGCTAAATTAAATAATAATATGTCTGCTGATGATAGAAAAAACATCATCGATGCAGAATATAAAGCCATACAAACAGAGAATTCTGAAAACGGGAAATACACTGTTGTAGTAAGAGATTTCTATAATGGAAATGAATTTTACTATTTCGTATATCAGGATTTTAAAGATGTAAGATTGGTAGGAACTCCTCCAAATTCATTAGGAAAATTTGGTGGCGATACTGATAACTGGGAATGGCCGAGACATACCGTAGATTTTTCTGTATTCAGAGTTTATGCGGATGCCAATGGAAATCCTGCAGAATACGCAGCAACCAATGTTCCGATGAAACCGAAACATGCACTTCCTATTTCACTGAGAGGATACAAACCGGGTGATTTTACCATGATTATTGGTTTCCCTGGAAGAACAAACAGGTTTTTACCATCGTTCGGTATCGAGCAAATGGTGAACAAAGATTATCCAGCTTGGGTAGAAGCATCTAAAGTTGCTATGGATGTCATGAAAAAATACATGGATAAAGATCAGGCAACGAAATTAGATTATGCTTCCCAATATGCAGGCGTTGCTAATTACTGGAAAAACAGACAGGGAACGATCGATGCAGTAGAAAAAAATCAAACGATCGCTGAAAAACGAGCTTTGGAAGCTAAATTCCAAACTTGGGCATTATTGCCTGAAAATGAATCTGCTTATGGTTCTGTACTCCAAGATTTGAAAACAAATTATTCTCAGTTCTCTGACCGTAATGTTGAAAGAAATTATTCTTCACAATTACAGAGAAATGCGAAATATATCAACATCGCTTATCAGTTAGGTTCTCTTTTGAAAACGTATGCTGACCAGGATGACGCAGCTAAAGTGGTAATGAAACCAAAAGTTGTTGCGGCTATTGATAGAATATATGAAAAACTAAACGTAAAATTAGAAGGTGAAATGCTGAACTCGATGGTGAATCTTTACCAACAGAGAGTAAATAAGAGCGTAGGTTCACCAACACTTTTAGCAGTTGATGCCAAAAACCTTTCCAATGTTGCATTTTCTTCCATATTTGCAACCAAAGAATCAGCGATGAACTTTGTGAATAATCCAAACCGTTTGGCAATTGATGCAGATCCGTTGTTAAAATTGGCTAATGGATTTGTAGAAGATCAAAAATTAACGACTGAAAAGTATGCTAAAATTGATGAAGCTTTTGCAAAAAACAACAGAGTATTCTTAGATGGTTTAAGAAAATCTCAGCCAGAAACTTCTTTTTATCCGGATGCAAACTCAACAATGAGAATAACTACGGGGTCAATTACAACATTGCCAGAAAGATCAGATAGAAATTACGCTGGAATTAAAGAAAAAGATAATTACTATACGGACATTACTGGAATGGTTGCGAAGTATAAAAAAGGTGACGAAGAATTCGATTTGCCACAAAGATTTTTAGATTTGGTAAAAAAGAAAGATTTCGGACAGTATAAAGACAAAAAAGGTTTCATGCCTGTAAACTTCTTATCGAATAACGATATTACTGGAGGAAACTCTGGATCACCTGTTCTTGATGGTGAAGGAAGATTGCTTGGTTTGGCTTTCGACGGTAATAGTGAGGCGCTAAGTGGCGACATTATTTTCGATCCGAAATTACAGAGAACCATTAGTGTTGATGTAAGAATGGTACTTTGGACCATCGAAAAATACGGAAATGCAGGACACCTAATCAGTGAAATGACTTTGGTTAAATAA
- the msrA gene encoding peptide-methionine (S)-S-oxide reductase MsrA: protein MDTQNLEYLTFGGGCFWCVDSVLDLLKGVESTTSGYAGGHTENPTYKEVCTGETGHAEVVQLAYNPEIISFDELMDVFFFLHDPTQLNRQGNDIGTQYRSAIFYKDEAEKQKAEEALKKSEASARYEGKYVTEITKLENFYPAEQYHQGYYEANPTQPYCSAVVGPKIAKFKKHFGALGMLNEE from the coding sequence ATGGATACACAAAATTTAGAATACCTCACATTTGGAGGCGGATGCTTTTGGTGCGTAGACAGCGTCTTGGATTTACTTAAAGGCGTAGAATCTACCACATCAGGGTATGCAGGCGGACATACGGAAAATCCAACATATAAAGAAGTTTGCACGGGAGAAACCGGACATGCGGAAGTCGTACAACTGGCTTACAATCCAGAAATAATATCTTTTGACGAATTAATGGACGTTTTCTTCTTCCTTCATGATCCAACGCAATTGAACCGACAAGGAAATGATATTGGAACGCAGTATCGCTCTGCCATCTTTTATAAAGATGAAGCTGAAAAGCAAAAAGCCGAAGAAGCCCTAAAAAAATCTGAAGCTTCTGCTAGATACGAAGGCAAATATGTAACAGAAATTACGAAGCTTGAAAATTTCTATCCTGCCGAACAATACCATCAAGGATATTATGAGGCGAATCCCACGCAACCTTACTGCAGTGCAGTCGTAGGACCAAAAATTGCAAAGTTTAAAAAACATTTTGGCGCATTAGGAATGCTGAATGAAGAATAA
- a CDS encoding ROK family protein, protein MALVDLSKQVALGIDIGGTNTKFGLVNHRGVILEKGSLKTDDFPLVEDFIDALYEKLTPLIDRHCDERKFDGIGVGAPNANYYTGTIEQAPNLNWKGIVPFAELMTKKFGVRCKMTNDANAAALGEMMFGAARGMKDFIMMTLGTGVGSGIITNGQLLYGHDGFAGELGHTIVKPGGRKHWSTGSEGSLEAYASATGIAITAKKMRVEFPGSMLNNYPEEAVNSKIVYECAVAGDETAVEVFRYTGQKLGEALANFVMFSSPEAILLFGGVIKAGDYILKPTKLHMERNLLPIFRNKVQLVFSELDEADAAILGASALVWEK, encoded by the coding sequence ATGGCATTAGTAGATCTTTCGAAGCAAGTGGCACTCGGTATTGATATCGGCGGTACAAATACCAAATTCGGACTTGTTAATCACCGCGGAGTAATCCTGGAAAAAGGAAGTTTAAAAACCGATGATTTCCCACTGGTTGAAGATTTTATTGATGCATTGTATGAAAAATTAACTCCACTTATCGACAGACATTGTGATGAGCGAAAGTTCGACGGGATAGGTGTTGGCGCACCCAATGCAAATTATTATACAGGTACCATTGAACAGGCACCTAATCTCAACTGGAAAGGCATTGTTCCTTTTGCAGAACTGATGACAAAAAAGTTTGGTGTTCGTTGTAAAATGACCAATGATGCTAATGCTGCAGCTCTTGGTGAAATGATGTTTGGTGCCGCACGTGGAATGAAAGATTTTATCATGATGACCCTAGGAACTGGTGTAGGAAGTGGAATCATTACAAATGGCCAACTTCTTTATGGGCACGATGGTTTTGCCGGTGAACTCGGACACACCATTGTAAAACCAGGCGGGAGAAAACATTGGAGCACAGGATCAGAAGGTTCACTGGAAGCCTACGCTTCGGCAACAGGAATTGCAATTACAGCTAAAAAAATGCGTGTGGAATTTCCAGGTTCTATGCTTAACAACTACCCGGAAGAGGCAGTCAATTCAAAAATAGTTTATGAATGTGCGGTCGCAGGAGATGAAACGGCAGTTGAAGTTTTTCGGTATACGGGACAAAAATTGGGTGAAGCTTTGGCTAATTTCGTTATGTTTTCCTCTCCCGAAGCGATTTTACTATTTGGCGGTGTCATCAAAGCCGGAGATTATATATTGAAACCTACAAAATTGCATATGGAGCGAAATCTCTTGCCTATTTTCCGAAATAAGGTACAACTTGTTTTCAGTGAATTGGATGAAGCAGATGCTGCCATTTTAGGCGCAAGCGCACTTGTTTGGGAGAAATAA
- a CDS encoding alpha/beta hydrolase — MKKNILIYNFLAIGLCSIVLSSCSSRYRVKVGEQSEKKIFNLKYGDSRQQTMDVFIPASFNKETPAVIIVHGGAWKIGRKEHMKMIQKFLHKNNIPTANINYRLVNKNTTYKQQVEDIGLAVEKINALAKEEGFREDNYVLLGESSGGHIAMIYGYKNPQQIKKIISLSGPTDFYTENYTNSFYSKYSSRTLQDVVGEKFDRKNLSEEFKKASPIANVSNIPTLMFQGDRDILVNKKQGLALDSVLTEKEIPHQLIFMENTGHIPRFFSKKKRENVIFPNILKWVKG; from the coding sequence ATGAAAAAAAACATTCTTATATATAATTTTTTAGCAATAGGACTATGTAGTATAGTTCTTTCTTCTTGTAGTTCTAGATACCGCGTCAAAGTAGGGGAGCAGAGTGAAAAGAAAATATTTAATTTAAAATATGGTGATTCCCGTCAACAGACGATGGATGTTTTTATTCCTGCATCATTTAATAAAGAAACTCCTGCAGTAATTATTGTACATGGTGGCGCCTGGAAGATAGGGCGAAAAGAACACATGAAGATGATTCAGAAATTTCTGCATAAAAACAATATTCCGACAGCCAATATTAATTATCGTCTCGTCAATAAAAATACAACCTACAAGCAACAAGTGGAAGATATCGGTTTGGCTGTCGAAAAGATTAATGCTTTGGCGAAGGAAGAGGGTTTCCGGGAGGATAACTATGTGTTACTGGGTGAAAGTTCTGGTGGACACATTGCGATGATTTACGGATATAAGAATCCGCAGCAAATCAAGAAAATTATCTCACTGAGCGGTCCCACTGATTTTTATACTGAAAACTACACGAACTCTTTTTACTCCAAATATTCTTCGCGAACCCTACAGGATGTTGTGGGAGAAAAGTTTGACCGTAAAAATCTGTCGGAAGAATTTAAAAAAGCGAGTCCGATTGCGAATGTTTCTAATATACCAACCTTAATGTTTCAAGGAGATCGGGACATTTTAGTTAATAAAAAACAGGGTTTGGCTTTAGATTCAGTTTTAACAGAGAAGGAAATTCCGCACCAATTAATTTTTATGGAAAACACGGGTCACATTCCGCGGTTTTTCAGCAAAAAGAAAAGAGAGAATGTCATATTCCCCAATATTCTTAAATGGGTTAAAGGGTAA